The Maniola jurtina chromosome 1, ilManJurt1.1, whole genome shotgun sequence genome has a window encoding:
- the LOC123868419 gene encoding asparagine synthetase domain-containing protein CG17486 → MCGILCEIRHSSHTIIEDEQVMQRIKNRGPDCFNSTQLMLNNLTSIYFCGSVLWMQGLNPTEQPVENEQGILLYNGDIFDQSWDAEMSDTQFIMEKLSKSQSAEQIILEIRMFKGPFSLIYYDKNSHQLFFSRDRIGRNSLLFHSSSNSFVISNVLGRKYPCIEVPATHIYNIDINTNKINLYTWEQSCTKICSSYCIEEWLQNVKEQQNLPDDQFVIDFDTTQDLNDEDNIIEEIENISSSLSDKHTILKRILENTIILNTVTKITELLEKSVKIRLETQPSRCKNCIKDANIICCHCTTGILFSGGLDCTILAVLADKFVPKHQPIDLINVAFKTNNNSSYQVPDRITGRQSFEELKNICESRQWVFREVNIPKDKLEYHQMLTIGDLVYPRRTVLDESLGSALWFAADARSQDLDVSPCRILLLGSGADELFGGYTRHRNAFKRKSWLGLSKELVLDWKRISFRNLARDNRVICDHGRQPRMPYLDEDLVDYVLKLKPWLKCYPSANLECGIGDKLILRLVALYIGLNQVVTLPKRALQFGSRIANKKQKGSDVSRTFIDYNMKNSDLNTILNFQ, encoded by the exons ATGTGTGGTATTTTGTGTGAGATTCGACATTCCAGTCATACAATAATCGAG GATGAGCAGGTTATGCAACGCATAAAAAACAGGGGGCCTGATTGCTTTAACTCAACCCAACTCATGCTGAATAATTTAACAAGTATATATTTCTGTGGTTCAGTGTTATGGATGCAAGGTCTTAATCCTACGGAACAACCTGTTGAGAATGAACAAGGAATTTTATTGTATAATGGTGATATTTTTGATCAATCTTGGGATGCTGAAATGAGTGATACACAGTTTATTATGGAGAAATTGAGTAAA AGTCAATCTGCAGAACAAATTATATTAGAAATAAGGATGTTCAAGGGTCCATTTAGtctaatatattatgataaaaattctCATCAGTTGTTCTTCTCAAGGGATAGAATTGGAAGGAATTCTTTACTTTTTCACAGTTCTAgcaattcctttgttataagtAATGTATTGG gCAGAAAGTATCCCTGCATTGAAGTCCCAGCTacacatatttataatattgatataaataccaacaaaataaatttatatacatGGGAGCAAAGTTGCACAAAGATTTGTAGCTCATACTGTATAGAAGAATGGCTGCAAAATGTTAAAGAACAACAAAATTTGCCTGATGATCAATTTGTTATTGATTTTGATACCACTCAGGATCTGAATGATGAG gataatattattgaagaaatagaaaatatttctaGCAGCCTCAGTGATAAACATACAATTTTGAAAAGAATTTTGGAAAACACTATCATTCTAAATACTGTTACAAAAATAACAGAGTTATTAGAGAAAAGTGTAAAGATTCGACTGGAGACACAACCAAGCAGATGTAAAAACTGTATCAAAGATGCAAACATAATATGCTGTCATTGCACTACTGGAATACTGTTCTCTGGTGGTTTAGACTGTACAATACTTGCAGTGCTTGCTGACAAATTTGTGCCAAAACATCAGCCAATAGATCTTATCAATGTTGCATTTAAGACCAACAATAATTCTTCTTACCAAGTTCCAGATAGAATTACAGGCCGGCAATCATTTGAAGAGCTTAAAAATATATGTGAATCAAG gcAGTGGGTCTTCCGTGAAGTAAATATACCTAAAGATAAACTAGAGTATCATCAGATGTTGACTATTGGAGACTTGGTTTACCCCAGACGTACAGTATTGGATGAAAGTCTTGGTTCAGCTTTATGGTTTGCGGCGGATGCGCGATCTCAGGACTTGGATGTGTCACCTTGTAGG attttattgcTTGGTTCAGGAGCAGATGAACTTTTTGGTGGTTACACAAGACATAGAAATGCTTTTAAGCGCAAGAGCTGGTTAGGTTTATCAAAGGAACTTGTACTAGACTGGAAGCGAATATCATTTAGGAATCTTGCTAGAGATAATAGAGTTATTTGTGATCATGGCAGGCAGCCAAGAATGCCTTATTTAGATGAGGATCTTGTTGATTATGTTTTAAAACTAAAGCCCTGGCTGAA ATGCTATCCAAGTGCTAATTTAGAATGTGGAATTGGAGACAAATTGATACTAAGACTTGTGGCTCTTTATATTGGACTTAATCAGGTTGTAACCCTTCCAAAAAGGGCTCTGCAATTTGGATCTAGAATTGCAAATAAGAAACAAAAGGGCAGTGACGTGTCTAGAACGTTTATTGATTACAATATGAAAAATAGTGACTTAAAtactattttgaattttcagtaa